The nucleotide window ATCAGATATTTCTATAAATATCACAAAATCACATTTTGGCGCCTAAAAAATACGCAGGGAAAGGCAACGCGCAAATCTCGCCATCTCCACCGACAACAGTTGCTCCTTTTGCGGCCATTCCCACATAGGCGTGTTCGATTTCGACCGTGCGACATAGACATGGCGATTCATATCGGCCAGCCCGATTGGCCCGGTGCGGAAAGCATATTTCTTATGAACGAGATGGTAGCACCGATCGCGTCCCCGTCTTTTCTCAGGTCACATCCAATCGTGAGGGCCGAAGATCTGCTTCGCCTGTCGCTGCTGCGGATGGCGTCCCAGGCCTCGAGCCATTTCTTGAAATCCTCCAAGTCACCGGCACCCCATCGCAGGCCATGCGGTTCGAACAGTTTAGCAACATGGCCCAAGCCTGCATTGCCGGACTGGGGCTCGCGTTGCGCCGCTTTTCCTCATCGACTCCGAGCTCGCAAATGGCCAGCTCGTTCAAGCCTTCCACATCAGGTCAAAAGCACCAGCGCCTATCATGCGGTCGCGCCACTGAGCAGGAAGGACTTCCGCCCTGTCGGGCGTTCCGCGCATGGCTGCTGGACGAGGTCGCCGCGTTGCCAGGAAGGCGAATCGGCAGATAGCGGCGGTTGATGAAGCCACAGCTGAGACACCTTCGACAAATCGGCGACATAATCGTTGATCGATGCCTCGGATGGGTCCGCAATGGGCGCCGATAGCGGGAGAGCATTTAAAAGCTCTTGAAAAGATTTGAACCCGAAACCCAGTCCTCTACCTTCGGCATCATTGAAAATTCCGGCTCTTGATCTTCAGCGAAGGATTGGGATTGTTGCCTGTACACCTGAACCTGCCCGTGCGCCTGAGGGATGTCGGAATTCCAAAGAACGGACTGCCTCTGCTGGCGGACAATATAGGACGCTATGTTGAAACCCCTTTTGATGGTCCGGATAGAGGCATGTTACGATGCTGACGTATCGCGTGTCGAAGAAGCCTTAGCAAACAACGATCTTTCCCTTCGAACTGCCGCGGTGAGTAAGTCGACAGTCTTGCGAATTCGGGCATGACGCCGAAGGTCCTCATGAACCGACAGCCAGTAGCTGCGGCGCAAGAGGAACGACGGCTGCAGGACCGGGACAAGCAGGTGTTTTCCTGCAGCAAGATAGGCCGGCAGAACGCCCATTGCCATGCCGCTTTCAATCATGGCGCATTGGGCAATGATGCTCGTACTCGTGAACCGCATCGCCGGCTTCAGATCCGCAATGTCGAGATAGGCAAGCTCCCTCGTGTGGAGAAGCCCCGCGATGTAGCCGCAGAGCGTGTGGCCGGTCAAATCGTCCAGCGTCTGGGGAAAGCCGTTTCGCCCGAGATAGTCACGGGTGGCGTAAAAGCCCAACTCATAATCGGTCAGCTTGCGTGTCGCCAGGCTGCCTTCTTCCGGGCGATCGAGCGAAATAGCGATGTCGGCTTCCCGCGAAGAAAGCGAATAGGTCTGAGGTAAAGCAACAAGCTCGATGTCAAGGTTCGGATAGTCTTGCATGATGGCTGCAATGCGTCCGCCGAGGTAACCTACTCCGAGCCCCTCCGGCGCACCGATCCGCACGCGGCCCGTCATGCCGGTTGTCGTCTCGGCACCGAGCCCGCCGATCTCCTGGAGGACGATCGATTCCAGCTTGACCGCCGAGCGTCTGAGATCTTCGCCGGCCGACGTGATGCGCAACCGCCGCCCGGCCCGTTCGAATAGCTGAACCCCGAGGCTCTCCTCGAGCTTGGCTAGACGGCGGCTGATAGTTGAGTGGTCAAGCGCCAGGGCCTTTGCCGCATCGATAACCCGGCCAGTGCGAGCGATGTGCAGAAATACCCTGATATTGTCCCAATCCATCTTTCCAGAACTCCTTTTTGCACATCGTATGTGCTTCTCCGCGCCTTGTCTTCAGTGGCGTCGCCGATAAACCCGTTTTGGATATCGATCGTAAGGCGGAGAAAAGCGATGGAGGGGGATTATGATTACATTGTCGTGGGGGCAGGGACGGCAGGGTGTATCCTTGCGAACAGGCTGTCTGAAAGCCCAAGGAACCGCGTGCTGCTCCTTGAGGCCGGCAGCAAGGACAACTGGATCTGGTTTCATATTCCCGTCGGTTATCTTTTCACCATCGGCAATCCCCGCTCCGACTGGATGTTCAAGACGGAGGCCGAAGCCGGCCTGAACGGCCGTTCGCTGTCCTACCCGCGCGGCAAAGTCATCGGCGGCTCCTCCGCGATCAACGCAATGATCGCCATGCGTGGTCAGGCGGCGGACTATGATGGATGGGCGAGCCTTGGTCTTGCGGGCTGGGGCTGGCAGGACGTTCTGCCCCATTTCCGGCAGATGGAAGATCACTTTATGGGGGAAAGCGCGCATCATGGCATAGGCGGCGGCTGGCGCGTCGAGGCCCCGCGTCTTTCCTGGCCGATCCTCGACGCCGTTCGGGAGGCTGCAGCGGAACTCGGAGTCGCCAAGATCGCGGATTTCAACACGGGTGACAATGAAGGATCCGGCTATTTTCACGTCAATCAGAAACGTGGTCGTCGGTGGTCTTCGGCAAGGGGTTTTCTGAAGCCGGTCTTAGCGCGGGCGAACCTGCGGCTTGAAACAGGCGTTCTGGTGGACAGGCTGGTCATCGAAGACGGTCGGGCAACGGGGGTGCGCTATATCCGCGACGGCGTCTTAAGAACGGCGACGGCAAGAGGCGAAGTCGTGCTGAGTGCCGGCGCCATCGGCTCCGTCCAGCTATTGCACCGGTCGGGCATCGGGCCGGCTGAATGGCTTGCTGCCGCGGGCATCGAACCGGCTCTCGCGCGGCCCGGCGTCGGGCGCAATCTCCAGGATCATCTGCAGCAACGCGCCGTCTACAGGATCAGCGGCGCCCGTACGCTTAATGAAACCTATCACTCGCTTCTGCGCCGTGGCCTGATGGGGATCGACTACGCCCTGCGTCGCCGTGGACCGCTAACCATGGCGCCGTCCCAACTCGGTCTGTTCATGCGCTCTGATCGGTCGCACGATCGCGCCAACATCCAGTTTCACGTCCAGCCCCTGTCTTTGGACAGGTTCGGCGAACCGTTGCATCGTTTTCCCGCGATCACCGTCAGCGCCTGCAATCTGAGGCCAACGTCGCGCGGCGAGGTGCGGCTGCGCTCAGCCGATCCCCACGCACCGCCGCTCATCGCCCCGCGCTATCTGACGACAGCGGAAGACAGGCGGGTGGCAGCGGACGCTATCCGCGCGACGCGGCGGCTGATGGCACAGCCCGCGCTGAGACCGTACCAGCCGGAGGAAGTTCTGCCGGGCATTGCCGTCGGCGACGACGACGCATCGCTTGCGAAGGCCGCCGGCGATATCGGCACCACCATCTTCCATCCGGTCGGGACCGCGAAGATGGGTCGCGCGGACGATCCGCTGTCCGTCGTCGATGCACGCCTGCGCCTCCACGGGGTAGCGGGTCTTCGCGTGATCGATGCGTCGATCATGCCGACGATCACCTCTGGCAATACCAATACGCCGACGGCGATGATCGCGATGAAAGGTGCTGCGATGGTCCTTGAGGATGCAAGCCGATAACCATGCACGGCCTTTCGTTCCGCTATTGTCACCGGACACGGAAACTGACATCATGGATCGGCTGGCTTCAATGAGCCGCTGATATTCCATGAGCAGGGTAGCTCTCGACCGGAAACGGGCGGGAGCTTTTTTATTTTTTGGTGGGCGATGATGCATTCAGAAAGTTGGCGGGTCGGTGTGCTGTTCTCCGAAACGGGTGTGACGGGAGCCGTGGAAACAACCCAGAGGGCCGCGACCTTGCTGGCGATCGACGAAATCAACGCGGCCGGCGGCGTGCTCGGCAGGACGATCGAGCCCGTCGTGTACGATCCGCAATCGACGCCCAATCTCTACAAGGAACTTGCAGTCAAGCTTTGCGACGAAGATCGGGTCCGGGTCGTTTTCGGTTGCCATATGTCGAGCACCCGCAAAGCTGTTCTGCCCGTCATCGAGGCCCGTGATGCACTGCTGTTTTACCCGACGCTCTACGAGGGATTCGAATACTCCCGTCACTGCATCTATACAGGTGCTGCCCCCAACCAGAACTCCGTCCAGCTCGTCGACTTCCTGACCGAGCACTATGGAAAGCGGGTTTTCCTGGTGGGTTCGAACTACGTCTATCCTTATGAATCCAACCGGACGATCAGCGACCTGTTTCTTCAGCTGGGCGGACAGGTCCTGGACGAGATGTATGTTCCCCTGAACCTCAAAACCGAGGACGTTGCCAAGATCATCCGGCACATTCGCGCGGTACAGCCGGATGTCATTTATTCGACGATTGTCGGCGACGGTATCATTCCCTTCTACACGGCGTTCAAGCAGGCCGGGTTCGATGCGGCGACAATGCCGATCGCGAGCCAATCGACCAGCGAGGCGGACGTGATCCGTATGCGGCCGGATGTGGCCGAGGGGCATATCACCGCAGCCCCCTTCTTCGCCTCTCTGGATACGCCCCGCGCCCGCGCTTTCGTCTCGGCTTACCAACAGCGATACGGCCTGCAGATGCTTCCGACCGCACCGGCTGAAGCGGCTTATTTCCAGGTTTATCTCTATGCGGCGGCTTTGCAGCGCGCCGGTGGCGACGGACTTGAGCAGCTTCTGCCGGCTCTCTATGATGTCGAGTACGATGCACCGCAGGGTGCGGTGAAGATAGACCGGACGACAAACCACACGCATCTGTGGCCAAGAGTGGCAAGGGTGAACCCCCAGGGCGGCTACGACATCGTCTACGATCCGTCGCTCCGGGTGGCGCCAGACCCGTTCATGCGAGAATATCGCCCGGACTTGACGCAGACTTTCCCGCATCGTGTTCAGGTTTGAGAGGGAGCGACGATGTCTTTCGCCCTTCTCAGAGATTTACGGGACCTCAAGGTTCTGGTCATCCACCCCCGGACATCCGAAGGAGAGTTTCTCGTCGATCACCTGCGCCGTATCGGTTGTACGGTCAGTTGCCTTTGGCCGGTGCCTGCCGAGTTGCCGCACGGCACAGATGTCGTCTTCCTCGCGATGGAAGATGAGGCGCGACCGGAAATCGAACGCCTGCTGAAGTCTTTCCCCAATCCTGCTCCGACCATGCTCGCCATCGTCGGGTACGAAAACCCCTCGACCTTGCAGATCGTTCTGGAAAGCGGCGCGCTCGCCATTGTCGAAAGACCGATCAAACCCTTTGGTCTGCTGACCAATCTCGCCATCGCCCGCAACCTCTGGCTGGAGCGGCAAAAGCTCGTCAAGGAAGCACGCAAATACAAGCGCAAGGTACTGGGAGACCAGAAACTTGCCCGGGCCAAAGCCATTCTGATGGCCAATCGCGGCACAAGCGAGAATGAGGCGTATCGCGAAATGCGCGACCAGGCGATGGCTCGGCGCGTGCCGATCGATGAAATCGCCAATTCGATTATCAACGCCGAACAGCTCTTGCGCCCGTCCCAAAAACATGATTAGTTTTTCACGTGTTTCCAACAAAACACCTCCGGCACATCCCTTCGTTTGACGAAGCCATGTGCCGCTGTTGCACGCGGCGCAGCCGTGATGCGGTGATGGCAAGGGTGCCCGCAGGCTGTGACAAGCCTCGCGGGTTTTTTGTTGTCTGCTGACAGTGACGTCAGTTCTCTACTCATTTCCGGCATGAAAGCCTTGCCGTTCGGCGGGCCGTGCCGCCGTGCGCGCCAATCAAAAAAGGGGAACCAAGATGGTGTTCAACAGACGAGAATTTCTGAAAACCGCAGCGACCGCTTCTGCCGCACTCGCCCTGCCGGCTCTGGGCAGCCGCGCCTTCGCAGCCGATGCCATCAAGGTCGGCGCTCTCTACTCGCAGACGGGCGGGCTTTCCGTTGCCGAGAAGCTTCTGGCAAACGGCGTCATGATGGCCGTGGCCGAAATCAACGCGACCGGCGGTGTTCTCGGTCGCCCAGTCGAGGTGGTCGTCGAAGACGGTGCTTCCGATCCGAAAACCTTCAGCGAGAAGGCTTCGAAACTGATCCTCAAGGACAAAATTTCGACCGTGTTCGGCTGCCACACATCGGCCAGCCGCAAGGCCGTGCTGCCGATCTTCGAGCGACGCGGCGCGATGCTATTCTACCAGACGCATTACGAAGGCTTCGAGTGCTCGCGCAACGTCGTCTATTCCGGCGCCGTTCCGAACCAGCAGCTCGCCAACTACATTCCCTGGATCGTCGAGAAACTGGGCAAGAAGAAATTCTTCATCGTCGGCTCGAACTATGTCTATCCGCGCGAAATGGCCAAGGTTTCCAAGAAGCTGATCGAGGCGGCCGGCGCCGAATGGGTGGCGGATGAATATCTGGAACTCGGCCATTCGGAATGGGCCGTCATGGTCAGCAAGATCAAGGAGTCGGGCGCCGACGTGGTTCTGTCCAACGTGGTCGGCGACTCCATCATCGCCTTCTACCGAGAGTTCAAGAACCAAGGGCTCTCGCAGGAGGTTCTGCCGATCTGCGCGACGGTCACCTCCGAAATCGAAATCGCCGCGATGGGCGCCGAATATGCGGCCGGAAGCTACACCTCCTTCCCCTATTTCATGTCGATCGACACGCCGGCGAACAAGAGCTTCATCGACCGCTTCAGGACCTTCGTCAACGATCCGAAAGCCGTCACCTACCATTCTCTCGAAGCAGCCTATTTCCAGGTCTTTCTGTGGAAGCAGGCCGTCGAAAAGTCCGGCGATCTTTCGGCTGACGCGATCAGGGCCGGCATTCGCGGCCAAACCTACGAAGCACCCGGCGGCAAGGTGACCACCGACCCCGACAACCTGCATTGCTGGCTGACGCCGCGCATCGGGCAATGGCAGGCGGACGGTCAGAGCAAGGTGGTGAATGCCTACCCGGCGCCGATCAAGCCTCTGCCCTATTCGGCCTATGGCGAGACGGAGAGCAATCTGTTCTGCACCAGCAACGGTCTCGACGCCGCAAAGCTCAAGGGCTGACCCCTCCCCGCGTCGTCCCGCCATCCATGGATGGCGGGATCATGTCTCGAAGGCCGGCCCTCTCTTCCTCCGCGAGCTGTCATCCTGCCGTCAGGATGGGAAGGCGCAGGAGAGTTCGGCCCGGCCTTCTCACGAACGGTGGCGCTATGCTCGACATTCTGTTTATCGGCCTCAGTCTCGGCTCGATCCTTCTTTTGGTGGCGCTCGGCCTTGCCATCACCTACGGCGCCATGGGCGTCATCAACATGGCTCATGGAGAGATGGTCATGATCGGCGCCTATGTCGCCGTCCTCTCCGGCATCTGGCTGAAGGCAAGCCTTCTGCTCGCCATCCCGCTGGCCTTCGTCGTGACGGCCCTGCTCGGTCTGCTGATCGAGCGGCTGGTCGTCCGGCGGCTTTATGGCCGTCTGCTGGACACGCTTCTCGCCACCTGGGGGATCGCCATCCTCCTGCAGCAGGCCGTGCGCCTCGAATTCGGCCTGTCCTTTTTCGGCATTCATGTCGAAGGTCTTGGGGCCGGCCTGCAGAACGTCGCGGTGCCTGCCTACCTGCAGGGCACGTTCAGGCTTGCCGGCGCTGACATCAACGCCTACCGCACCTTCATCATCGCCGTTACCGCCGCGCTGACACTGGCGACATGGTTCATTCTCTACCGGACGGCGGGCGGCATGCAGGTTCGCGCCATCATCCGGAACCCGAATATGGCCGCAGCCTGCGGAATCGACGTGAAACGCGTCAACGCCATGACATTTGCTTTCGGTTCCGGCCTTGCCGGCGTCGCCGGCGTCATGATGTCCGGCTTCAAGACGGTCTTTCCCGACATGGGCACGACGATGGTCGTCGACGGCTTCATGGTCGTCGTCACCGGCGGGGTCGGCAGCCTTTTCGGCACCATCCTGTCGTCAGGGCTGCTTGGCGAAATCAATGCGCTGGTCGCCATCGGTACGAACGACATCCTGGCACGTGCCGTCGTGTTCGGGGTCGTCATTCTCGTCATTCTCGTCAAGCCCAGCGGGCTGTTCTCGTTCAAGGGGCGCTGACATGAGCATCGAACGGAAATTCCAGGTCGCCGCCTATGTGCTCTTCATCGCGGTGATTTTTGCAGCGCCCGTTTTTGGCGACGAATTCTGGCTGAACCGCATTTCGAAATACCTGGTCTACGGCATGCTGGGCGTCGCCATCGCCCTCACATGGGGATATGCCGGTATTCTCAATCTCGGCCAGGGGCTATTTTTCGGTCTCGGCGCATACATGCTGGCCATGTCGCTGAAGCTGTCGAGCCTGACCAGTCTCCAACAGGGCTCCGACAAACCGGTTCCTGACTTCATGCTCTGGAATGCCGAGCCCGGCGCGCCGACGGAGCTTTGCTGCATCAATAAGGGCTCCTTCCTCTGGCTTCCGTTTCAAAGCCAGTCGGTGGGTCTCGTGCTCGGCATCGTGCTTCCGGTGGTGATTGCCGGAGCACTCGGCATGCTGGTTTTCCGCAAGCGCATTTCCGGCGTTTTCGTCTCGATCATCACGCTGGCGCTCGTTCTGCTTGTCCGTCTCGTCATGGTCGATGCGCAACCGGTGACAAACGGCTTCAACGGCCTGACGGATCTTGGTTGGCTGACGATCGGTGGCATCGAATTCGATCCCTATAGCCGGGCGACCTATTATCTGTGTGCCGCATGCCTGTCGCTGACGCTCATCGGTGCCCGCCTCATCGTTGAAACCCGCGCGGGCATGATCCTGCAGGCGATCCGCGACGATCATGTGCGTGCCCGGTATCTCGGCTTCGACGTCTCGCTCTACCAGGTGTTCTTCTTTGTCATTTCGGCGGGAATCGCCGGCGTTGCCGGCATGCTCTACGTGGTCGTCGCGGAGTTCGCCTCTCCGACCTTCATGGATCTGTCCTTCTCCGTGACGATGGTGGTCTGGGCTGCCGTCGGCGGCCGCTCCTCCCTGCTTGGCGCCTGCGTCGGCGCGATCCTGATCAACATGATCGAGGCGGAGGTCAGCGAGACCGAAGCGCTGGTCGAGGCATGGAAGGCGATCATCGGTCTCATCTTCGTGCTGGTCGTTCTGTTCATGCCGCGCGGCCTTGGCGGCGTTGCGCATGATGTGCTGCGATGGTTCGTCCGTCGGCGCAAACCAGGCAAGGCGTTTCCGGCATTGCCGCAGCAAAGCGAGGCATTGTGATATGAGCGCCATCGCATTGACCATCGACGGTCTTAGCGTCGACTTCGGCGGTTTCCGAGCCGTCAACAATGTCAGCATCACCGTCTTCGACGGCGAGTTGCGTGTGCTGCTTGGCGCAAACGGCGCGGGTAAGACGACCTTGATGGATCTGGTCAGCGGCAAGACCCACAGCACGCAGGGCAAGGTGTTCGTCTACGACACCGACATCACCAACTGGCCCGAACACCGCATCGCACGCGCCGGCATAGGCCGGAAATTCCAGATCCCCAGCGTCTTTCGCGAGCTTACCGTGCGACAGAATCTGGAGGTCGCCAATTGCCGCAACCCTTCGGTGCTTGCCAATCTTCGCTTCGGCTTTTCGCGCGCCGAGGCGAGCCGAGTGAACGACGTTCTGGCACTCATCGGCCTCGATGCCGAGCACGGCATGACGGCCGCCTATTTGAGCCACGGCCAGACGCAGTGGCTGGAGCTCGGCATGCTCATCGTTCAGGATCCCAAGGTGGTTCTGCTCGACGAGCCGACAGCCGGCATGACCCAGGCTG belongs to Rhizobium indicum and includes:
- a CDS encoding LysR family transcriptional regulator is translated as MDWDNIRVFLHIARTGRVIDAAKALALDHSTISRRLAKLEESLGVQLFERAGRRLRITSAGEDLRRSAVKLESIVLQEIGGLGAETTTGMTGRVRIGAPEGLGVGYLGGRIAAIMQDYPNLDIELVALPQTYSLSSREADIAISLDRPEEGSLATRKLTDYELGFYATRDYLGRNGFPQTLDDLTGHTLCGYIAGLLHTRELAYLDIADLKPAMRFTSTSIIAQCAMIESGMAMGVLPAYLAAGKHLLVPVLQPSFLLRRSYWLSVHEDLRRHARIRKTVDLLTAAVRRERSLFAKASSTRDTSAS
- a CDS encoding GMC family oxidoreductase is translated as MEGDYDYIVVGAGTAGCILANRLSESPRNRVLLLEAGSKDNWIWFHIPVGYLFTIGNPRSDWMFKTEAEAGLNGRSLSYPRGKVIGGSSAINAMIAMRGQAADYDGWASLGLAGWGWQDVLPHFRQMEDHFMGESAHHGIGGGWRVEAPRLSWPILDAVREAAAELGVAKIADFNTGDNEGSGYFHVNQKRGRRWSSARGFLKPVLARANLRLETGVLVDRLVIEDGRATGVRYIRDGVLRTATARGEVVLSAGAIGSVQLLHRSGIGPAEWLAAAGIEPALARPGVGRNLQDHLQQRAVYRISGARTLNETYHSLLRRGLMGIDYALRRRGPLTMAPSQLGLFMRSDRSHDRANIQFHVQPLSLDRFGEPLHRFPAITVSACNLRPTSRGEVRLRSADPHAPPLIAPRYLTTAEDRRVAADAIRATRRLMAQPALRPYQPEEVLPGIAVGDDDASLAKAAGDIGTTIFHPVGTAKMGRADDPLSVVDARLRLHGVAGLRVIDASIMPTITSGNTNTPTAMIAMKGAAMVLEDASR
- a CDS encoding transporter substrate-binding domain-containing protein; its protein translation is MMHSESWRVGVLFSETGVTGAVETTQRAATLLAIDEINAAGGVLGRTIEPVVYDPQSTPNLYKELAVKLCDEDRVRVVFGCHMSSTRKAVLPVIEARDALLFYPTLYEGFEYSRHCIYTGAAPNQNSVQLVDFLTEHYGKRVFLVGSNYVYPYESNRTISDLFLQLGGQVLDEMYVPLNLKTEDVAKIIRHIRAVQPDVIYSTIVGDGIIPFYTAFKQAGFDAATMPIASQSTSEADVIRMRPDVAEGHITAAPFFASLDTPRARAFVSAYQQRYGLQMLPTAPAEAAYFQVYLYAAALQRAGGDGLEQLLPALYDVEYDAPQGAVKIDRTTNHTHLWPRVARVNPQGGYDIVYDPSLRVAPDPFMREYRPDLTQTFPHRVQV
- a CDS encoding ANTAR domain-containing response regulator, with amino-acid sequence MSFALLRDLRDLKVLVIHPRTSEGEFLVDHLRRIGCTVSCLWPVPAELPHGTDVVFLAMEDEARPEIERLLKSFPNPAPTMLAIVGYENPSTLQIVLESGALAIVERPIKPFGLLTNLAIARNLWLERQKLVKEARKYKRKVLGDQKLARAKAILMANRGTSENEAYREMRDQAMARRVPIDEIANSIINAEQLLRPSQKHD
- a CDS encoding transporter substrate-binding domain-containing protein, which encodes MVFNRREFLKTAATASAALALPALGSRAFAADAIKVGALYSQTGGLSVAEKLLANGVMMAVAEINATGGVLGRPVEVVVEDGASDPKTFSEKASKLILKDKISTVFGCHTSASRKAVLPIFERRGAMLFYQTHYEGFECSRNVVYSGAVPNQQLANYIPWIVEKLGKKKFFIVGSNYVYPREMAKVSKKLIEAAGAEWVADEYLELGHSEWAVMVSKIKESGADVVLSNVVGDSIIAFYREFKNQGLSQEVLPICATVTSEIEIAAMGAEYAAGSYTSFPYFMSIDTPANKSFIDRFRTFVNDPKAVTYHSLEAAYFQVFLWKQAVEKSGDLSADAIRAGIRGQTYEAPGGKVTTDPDNLHCWLTPRIGQWQADGQSKVVNAYPAPIKPLPYSAYGETESNLFCTSNGLDAAKLKG
- the urtB gene encoding urea ABC transporter permease subunit UrtB, with the translated sequence MLDILFIGLSLGSILLLVALGLAITYGAMGVINMAHGEMVMIGAYVAVLSGIWLKASLLLAIPLAFVVTALLGLLIERLVVRRLYGRLLDTLLATWGIAILLQQAVRLEFGLSFFGIHVEGLGAGLQNVAVPAYLQGTFRLAGADINAYRTFIIAVTAALTLATWFILYRTAGGMQVRAIIRNPNMAAACGIDVKRVNAMTFAFGSGLAGVAGVMMSGFKTVFPDMGTTMVVDGFMVVVTGGVGSLFGTILSSGLLGEINALVAIGTNDILARAVVFGVVILVILVKPSGLFSFKGR
- the urtC gene encoding urea ABC transporter permease subunit UrtC → MSIERKFQVAAYVLFIAVIFAAPVFGDEFWLNRISKYLVYGMLGVAIALTWGYAGILNLGQGLFFGLGAYMLAMSLKLSSLTSLQQGSDKPVPDFMLWNAEPGAPTELCCINKGSFLWLPFQSQSVGLVLGIVLPVVIAGALGMLVFRKRISGVFVSIITLALVLLVRLVMVDAQPVTNGFNGLTDLGWLTIGGIEFDPYSRATYYLCAACLSLTLIGARLIVETRAGMILQAIRDDHVRARYLGFDVSLYQVFFFVISAGIAGVAGMLYVVVAEFASPTFMDLSFSVTMVVWAAVGGRSSLLGACVGAILINMIEAEVSETEALVEAWKAIIGLIFVLVVLFMPRGLGGVAHDVLRWFVRRRKPGKAFPALPQQSEAL
- the urtD gene encoding urea ABC transporter ATP-binding protein UrtD is translated as MSAIALTIDGLSVDFGGFRAVNNVSITVFDGELRVLLGANGAGKTTLMDLVSGKTHSTQGKVFVYDTDITNWPEHRIARAGIGRKFQIPSVFRELTVRQNLEVANCRNPSVLANLRFGFSRAEASRVNDVLALIGLDAEHGMTAAYLSHGQTQWLELGMLIVQDPKVVLLDEPTAGMTQAETRKTAQIINNLKGRHTILVVEHDMGFVREIAERITVLHLGEVLAEGSVEDIERNPKVREAYLGSKGIS